The DNA sequence ctctgatggtttgtctccctcccgataccatcttgtttcatttttccttccctacccaccaaacctcccatgttgcctctcaaatccttcttatcagggagatcatatgataattgtctttctctgattgacttattttgctcagcataataccctctagttccatccacatccttgcagatggcaagattgcattcttttgatggctgcatagtattccattgcatatatacacaccacatctttatccattcatctgctgatggacatctaggttctttccatagtttggctattgtggacattgctgctatgaccattcgggtgcatgtgccccttcggatcactacatttgtatctttagggttaatTGCcaggtcgtagggtagctctattttcaactttttgaggaacctccatgctgttttccagagtggttgcatcagtttgcattcccaccgacagtgtaggagggttccccttgctCCGCATCCTCGCTAGCATCTGTCGTTTTCTgacaattttagccattctgactggtgagaggTGGTGTGAGGTTTACTTTTCATGAGAGATCGTGGTGAGGGTTAATGCATCAGGTTCTTAGACACTAATTAGAGAGTTTTTGGAGTGGTTAAAGCCACAGGTAGACGAATTTGAGAGACATTTGACATGTGAGACCTTGTGTGATAGCGTAGCAAGAGCAGAACTGAGAAATGGGAATAAGTCAGATATTTAAATGTGGGCATAAAGTTAAAACATAATAATGTAGAAGCATGGAAGATGAGAAGATACTGGTTgactgagtttctgttttctgtaggtctaatcctctttccctctcaGCAACCCTTCTAGTTAGTATAAACTTTGGTTTAACTTTGAATATATAATCTCATCATCTTTCTTGGTTGTTCAGTATACTAAGGTGATATCAGCAAATGCATTTGAGCATACGGAAGAACCTGGCAGATAATGCATCTCTTTTGGCAACACATTTTGTAAATTTAGCAACACATTTCGTAAATGTTTTGCCCCGTAGATGCCCCCATAAAATGTACAGTCGCCTTGTTTATTGTCCATGACCGGCAGCAGTGGCCTTGGGTTCAACTGGATAATCACGCTCAAGACCTGAGAGGCCATACCTGGTGCTCTGTCTTTCCCCTTTTTGAAAGATAGGGGATACAAACGCAGCACGTCAGCATCAGGTGCTTTGTTCCCCGGTAATAGCTAAGGTTAGAGGAAAGGTGCCGTGGGCGGGAGCACGTGCCACCCTGACTTAGCGGCTTCCTGCTCCGTGGGAGATAGTATCTTTTGTAACAGCACCGGGGCATTGCACCCAGGTGCCAAGAGCACACCAGTTCCACGTCCAGTCCCCACGGAGAGAAGGCTTTCTTTATGATTCCACCGGACATGTGTAGCCCTACTCAGTGTTTGCTCAGTCCAGGTGTAGCTCACCACTAGGGGTCAAGTTTACCACACAAAATGTTGCTTGGAAAAAGCTGGCATCTCACCTTCATGAGGTTTCCAGGGAAACAGTACTAGAAGGTTAACCAGAGGTCATTTTTTCATGCTGGAGAAGAGGTTTTGTTAACCCTTTACTCACACCAAGTTATTGACAAAATACGTGGAAAACTTGCAtatcactagctgtgtgatctgtGAAGTGGACTGTATTAGAGGCACTGTTCATTTTCATTGCCCTTCATAACGTCTGGGTCTGCACGAAGTTGTTTTTACATGCCAGCAGATGGCTCTAGTAATTGTATTTTGCCGGTGGTTTTAATAcatttaggaaatttaaaaagtcctTCCATATATTAGGCTTGCTTGCCTCAATTCTTAAGATCATAGAAgtgtgtgctcgctcgctctctgtcaaataagtaaaatctttaaaaaaaaaaaaaaagagagagagagagagacagcatacaCACTTCAGAGCAGTTTTTATTCACCTGTCCTTAAAGTTGATTTCCATTTGATATTCCTCCAAATGGACTGACTTCGATTCTGTCTTCCACGGTTTAAGAATATAAGTTTATGTTGTTTATCACAAAGTCATTTAGTTAAGGTCACTTTTCAGGACTGCTTTGTGGAAAACTGCAAATTTAATTCCTCTTATTTCTAACCATAAGTGAACTCAAATATGCCATTTTTTTGATGTCCcgtcttaaatatatatatatgtccagTGCTCAGAATACAGTTATGTTTCCTCAGAAGTCTAATAAGTTACTGGAACAATCCACTAATATACCTTATAAGGTATATTAGTGGAttgttcattcaaaaaatattttagtcttgAATATATGTAAAGTGGTGTACTACCCAGTAGGGAATAGAgtagtgaaaaagagaaagatagttCTTAGGTTTATAGATTTAAGTTCAATATTTTATGTTGAAATTAGATATTACAGAGCCTGCTTTAAAAGGATAATTTTTCTAAGTTTGAATAATTGAAAATTGTAActcttttttctatgtttttgatttatttgtatatatgagATAGTGCGgtagtttttatttaatatgaaaattGGTCAATTCTTGATTATCCAGGATATAGGGGCCCTTATCAAATTTCTAGATTTGCTTGGTACATTCAGATATTGATGCTAATTTGAGGAGAACATGCTTAGGAACATAGTAGTACAGCTAGAAATACGAGTCACAAAAGCAAATAACAGTTAACATATCTCTATAGCAtttgtaaatgctttttaaattagtttcattTGGTAATGCTGACCGGCCTTATAtataggcattttaaaaattctcattctactgaaaaagaaatttagattGGAAATAAGTGATAAACATAAGATTATTCAGGAAATACATGGtagagcagaattttaaaaattctggatgaaattttactgtgtttttttcctaCTAAATCACCAAATAAATGGTACTTTGAGTTACTCTGATAACTGTCATAAATGATTGGCTCTAACCATGAAAAAGATAGTAAAATTGTTCACAAAGAAATTTCTTAAGTGGTATCTTATTTTCCAAATAGTGCAATGCTCTAGTATGTTTGTATTTTATCCCAAACCCTGTTAATCCTAATcattacacacacaaaaaatgttattttgatgtAAAAAGTTAATGCTGGTGTGTTTTTACATTTCTCCAGTACACCTGTTAGGTACAAATGACAATCATTGATAtaacttataattaaaaattaaaaataaaattaagtaaacagTGGATGAAAAGTTTAAGTGGGCCAGATGTGTTGTTGAGACATATCCGCTGTGTTGAAGGAATATAGAATAGCTCTGACTGATCTGAGCGCTTTAGATAAATTGCTGTTATAGGTTGTAAAGGCATTGATTGATTACCGATCTGCAAAAGTTGTCAGATTGAATGTAATTGGCTTATTTGGCTGCTATAATGCAACCACTTTCAATCTGGTTTTTAACCAGTTCTTGATATCTGCTGCTCAGGGATTGCTGCCTCTACAATAGTTAAGcttgaatttttgttttacctCACATACCTGCTTTTCTCTGGCTTACCATGGAGCTCATTGTAATAAAACTTGCTACAACTGGGTGGCAGTGTTGATTTCAGagaaacttcagaaaaatgtccTGTTGTCAGTGTACATTCATAGTCATTTGGATAAGAACTCAAATTTCAAAGTCTGTGTTTAGCGAAGTAGTAAGACATGTTTGGTGAGATAATGGTAAAAATCAAATTTGTTAAGTCATCTAACTCATCTTTATAGCCAATCcaatttaactttgttttatgattttttttcagtgtttaattCAGTGAATGAAAATGTCCCATTTATTAGCTTATGGAATacagtaaaatttcaaaaatcagTCACTAACATTAGATTCAATAATAACCTCTTTATGGTAGTTTTATGAGTGAGTAAAAGAGAAtttcggttttttttttaagaagaaaatattcagcGGGGGAAAGGTcagtttctttaacaaatggtgctggaaaactggatgtccacatgcagaagaatgaaactggaccctatCTTAgaccataaacaaaaattaactcaaaaaggaTTGAGGACttttaagacctgaaaccataaaactcctagagaaAAACCTGGCCATAAGCCCCTGACATCTGTCTTGGCAAAGATTTTTGGATCTGTGACATCAAAAGCAGGGGCAACAAAAGCACAAAATAAGTAGGTGAGcctgcatcaaactaaaaagcttctgcccaacaaaatgaaaagacagcctactgagtgagagaatatatttgcaaattatatatctgataaggggttagtccccaaagtatataaagaacttacacaactcagtAGCAGCAAAACAAACAGTATGAGtataaaatggacagaagatctgaatagacatttttccaaagaagacatacagatggccagtaggtatatgaaaagatgttgagCATCAcaaattatcagggaaatacaaatcagaaacCACAGTGAGTTAGCCCCTCgttatctgtcagaatggctgttatcaaaaagacaagaaataaatgttggcaaTGATATGGAGAAATGGAAACCCTTGTGCCCTttcggtgggaatgtaaatggtgcagccactatgaaaaacaatatggtggttcttcaaaaaattaaaaatacaactaccgtATGATCTGGCAATTCTGCTTCTGGCTATTTATCCAAAACCACTGACTCAAAAAGATATGTGGACCCacatgtttactgcaacattatttacaacagcaaagatacggaagcaacctaagtgtcctgttggtggatggatggatgggtaaagaaaatgtgatacatacagacaatgaaataaaaaagaatgaagtcttccAGTTGTGACGAAATGGATGGACCTGAGAGCTTTGTGCTTCCTGagctaagtcagagaaagacaagaaaaaaatagaccgCAAAAACTAACCCCCCTCCcacacccaaaacaaaacaaaacccccaaaccccaagtttaacagatacagagaacagattgttGGTTGCCAGAGTCAGGGATGGATGAAATGGGTGaatgtacaaacttccagttgtaaagTAAATAGACATGGGGATACAGTATACTGTTTGGCAATTATCATTAATACTGTATTGCTTATTTGGAAGctttaagagagtagatcttagaagttctcatcataggggaaaaaaaaaaaattttccaattgtgtatggtgacagatgttagctacttactgtggtgatcatttcccaaaatatataaatactcttattttgtacacctgaaaataatagtGTTACATGTCAGACCTCAgtacaaagaaattttttttttctcagcctaCCTGGCTCACCGGTGGGCACACAAGGAGCTTTGGAATCCTGCTGGTTGGCCTCTGGCCTCTTCTGCCTGAGGAGCTGGGAGCACAGCTGTTGACTTACGCCCCCAAGCCTCCCTTCCCTCATATACAAATTTGGGAACATGGCCTCAACCGATTCTTCTGTCAGATCAAGGAGAATGCCTTAATGAAAGTACCAGGCAGTAATtaagcacttttttaaaagaggagtATCATTTGATAACTCTCTGTGTTTCATAAATACAGCAGCGTCAGGAGAGAGGAGACCGATGGAACAGAAGCAGCAGGGGAGTCCGAGCAGCCGTGGGTGGGCCCTTCAGAGGCGTCTCCTAGTAGCATAATTTGTTATATCGTGaatctgactttttaaataacatatgtCGAAttactgattctctctctctctctctttaggatACTTACGGAGAGCGGCCATGGAAAAGTCCTGGATGCTGTGGAACTTTGTTGAAAGATGGCTAATAGCCTTGGCTTCCTGGTCTTGGGCCCTTTGCCGTATTTCTCTTTTACCTTTGATCGTGACTTTTCATCTGTACGGGGGCATTATCTTACTTTTGTTAATATTCGTATCAATAGCAGGTATTCTATATAAATTCCAGGATGTGTTGCTTTATTTTCCAGAACAGCCATCTTCTTCACGCCTTTATGTTCCCATGCCCACTGGGATTCCccatgaaaacattttcatcagaACCAAAGATGGAGTGCGTCTGAATCTTATTTTGATAAGATACACTGGAGACAATTCGCCCTATTCCCcaactataatttattttcatgggAATGCAGGCAACATAGGTCACAGGTTACCAAATGCATTGCTTATGTTGGTTAACCTCAAAGTCAATCTTTTGCTTGTTGATTACCGAGGCTATGGGAAAAGCGAAGGAGAAGCCAGTGAAGAAGGACTCTGCTTGGACTCCGAGGCTGTCCTAGACTATGTGATGACTAGACCTGACCTTGACAAGACAAAAATTTTCCTTTTCGGCCGTTCCTTGGGAGGAGCTGTGGCTATTCACTTGGCCTCTGAAAATTCACACAGGATTTCAGCCATTATGGTAGAGAACACGTTTCT is a window from the Neovison vison isolate M4711 chromosome 5, ASM_NN_V1, whole genome shotgun sequence genome containing:
- the ABHD13 gene encoding protein ABHD13 isoform X1 — protein: MEKSWMLWNFVERWLIALASWSWALCRISLLPLIVTFHLYGGIILLLLIFVSIAGILYKFQDVLLYFPEQPSSSRLYVPMPTGIPHENIFIRTKDGVRLNLILIRYTGDNSPYSPTIIYFHGNAGNIGHRLPNALLMLVNLKVNLLLVDYRGYGKSEGEASEEGLCLDSEAVLDYVMTRPDLDKTKIFLFGRSLGGAVAIHLASENSHRISAIMVENTFLSIPHMASTLFSFFPMRYLPLWCYKNKFLSYRKISQCRMPSLFISGLSDQLIPPVMMKQLYELSPSRTKRLAIFPDGTHNDTWQCQGYFPALEQFIREVLKSHSPEEMAKTSSNVTII
- the ABHD13 gene encoding protein ABHD13 isoform X2, giving the protein MPTGIPHENIFIRTKDGVRLNLILIRYTGDNSPYSPTIIYFHGNAGNIGHRLPNALLMLVNLKVNLLLVDYRGYGKSEGEASEEGLCLDSEAVLDYVMTRPDLDKTKIFLFGRSLGGAVAIHLASENSHRISAIMVENTFLSIPHMASTLFSFFPMRYLPLWCYKNKFLSYRKISQCRMPSLFISGLSDQLIPPVMMKQLYELSPSRTKRLAIFPDGTHNDTWQCQGYFPALEQFIREVLKSHSPEEMAKTSSNVTII